One stretch of Rhodospirillaceae bacterium DNA includes these proteins:
- the crcB gene encoding fluoride efflux transporter CrcB, translating into MAYLWIALGSALGGMARYWCGGLIAARFGSDFPWGTLFINILGSFIIGFFATLSGPDGRLVVGENGRLFIMVGLCGGYTTFSAFSLQTLDLIRAGNWPSAGGNIAASVILCLAFVTLGHLAALAINHTRP; encoded by the coding sequence GTGGCCTATTTGTGGATTGCCTTGGGCAGCGCCCTGGGCGGCATGGCGCGCTACTGGTGCGGCGGACTGATCGCCGCCCGGTTCGGCAGCGACTTTCCCTGGGGAACCCTCTTCATCAACATCCTTGGGTCCTTCATCATCGGCTTCTTTGCGACCCTGAGCGGCCCCGACGGCCGGCTCGTGGTCGGGGAGAACGGCCGGCTTTTCATCATGGTCGGCTTGTGTGGCGGATACACGACCTTTTCCGCCTTCAGCCTGCAAACACTCGATCTGATCCGCGCGGGCAATTGGCCTAGTGCCGGCGGCAACATCGCTGCCTCGGTCATTCTCTGCCTGGCGTTCGTTACCCTCGGCCATCTCGCGGCCCTGGCGATCAACCACACGCGCCCATGA
- a CDS encoding SGNH/GDSL hydrolase family protein yields MSKTLRTTIIGGSNTVMEPGYLGQMLAATERQGLRLDIVENMAIGGTTSAYGLFRLKAGDALDRSDLLIIEYALNDAFIYGDERRQFRHWARIYEGILRYALTRNPRLRICTLVFGARNGSWLGSVPSIDAGIHYLSDWYGTACIDISRELIRRFGRQVVTDPAFYSDQGHYSRPVATAMVADLAADALIRFTDGEAKRYRGADALPPAVDPDHFAEAGVIDVPTIFRAAQDATLVEFHNRRFALTAIDIARHQLTLRLSGGKLLGVFHVSTPDTAPLALTRGDTGYHCSLLKGGVRDGKFKFLAAMMPCEFLYGAELLQEVPAETLTFGRAGSHPSLKRHVAKDNVAQEAPVQETAALPLMGLLYSGQCLSFAAASAPAQQAELPRRTAANSA; encoded by the coding sequence ATGTCGAAGACCCTGCGCACTACCATCATCGGTGGCTCCAACACGGTGATGGAGCCGGGCTATCTCGGTCAGATGCTGGCCGCGACCGAGCGCCAGGGATTGCGGCTCGACATCGTCGAGAACATGGCGATCGGTGGCACCACCAGCGCTTATGGTCTGTTCCGCCTCAAGGCGGGTGATGCACTTGACCGCTCCGACCTGCTAATCATCGAATATGCGCTGAACGATGCTTTCATCTATGGTGATGAGCGGCGCCAGTTCCGGCACTGGGCCCGCATTTATGAAGGCATCCTGCGCTATGCTTTGACCCGCAATCCAAGGCTGCGGATCTGCACGCTCGTCTTTGGGGCGCGCAATGGATCATGGCTTGGCAGCGTGCCCTCCATCGACGCGGGTATTCACTATCTGTCGGATTGGTATGGAACCGCCTGCATCGATATCTCCCGGGAGCTGATACGTCGGTTCGGTCGTCAGGTGGTGACAGACCCCGCCTTCTACAGCGACCAGGGTCATTACAGCCGCCCGGTTGCCACCGCGATGGTGGCCGACCTTGCCGCCGATGCGCTGATTAGGTTCACAGATGGCGAAGCCAAGAGATACAGGGGCGCCGACGCTCTGCCACCGGCCGTCGATCCCGATCATTTCGCCGAGGCCGGCGTGATCGACGTGCCAACGATCTTCCGCGCTGCCCAGGACGCAACCCTGGTGGAGTTCCACAACCGGCGCTTCGCCCTCACGGCCATCGATATCGCCCGCCACCAGCTCACCTTGCGGCTGAGTGGCGGCAAGTTGCTCGGCGTTTTCCATGTCAGCACCCCGGATACGGCGCCGCTTGCGCTGACCCGGGGCGATACCGGCTATCACTGCTCCCTGCTGAAAGGCGGGGTGCGAGATGGCAAGTTCAAATTCCTGGCCGCGATGATGCCCTGCGAGTTTCTCTATGGCGCCGAGCTGCTGCAGGAAGTGCCTGCGGAGACGCTGACCTTTGGCCGCGCCGGGTCCCATCCGTCGCTCAAGCGGCACGTCGCCAAGGACAATGTCGCCCAGGAAGCCCCGGTTCAGGAAACGGCGGCACTCCCCCTCATGGGCCTTCTCTACAGCGGGCAATGCCTGAGCTTCGCAGCCGCCTCGGCCCCGGCTCAACAGGCCGAGCTGCCGCGCCGGACCGCCGCCAATTCGGCCTGA
- a CDS encoding polysaccharide pyruvyl transferase family protein, whose amino-acid sequence MKRLCFGRQPADTRYRYHPGMPFSEGLPRSNSTTFSTMSRNFYLTSNKGNMLIGEGSCRIFDYDRNYSCMLSVHVLYDAYKGSKEAMDLLNNNFDALVLPMANEIRPNLNHTSLVKVLEQIKIPVIVLGMGMQNEMEDLSTLEPATIELLRWIDERALVFGVRGTQTETWLKKMGFKNPVALGCPSMMLYPENILGIKAPTRKPEEYRFVTAGYLQKKSVRGRQLAKFFAGQKCSYVFQDEIFQFKEELQGRHFFDDARNQMIQNVFEPLVNEAIGTEAPFDKYFYFDSVDAWRQCYGWHDVFIGDRFHGGVAALQVGLPTAILFKDLRVKELSEFFGVPHTTVDKACTMGIEAFMAEFMSEQRINAFLDTYRLRLKNFHRHLTEAGLAMTENYQAMLMAA is encoded by the coding sequence ATGAAGAGACTTTGTTTCGGTCGCCAACCGGCGGACACCCGCTATCGCTATCACCCAGGCATGCCCTTCTCCGAAGGGTTGCCGAGATCGAACAGCACGACCTTCAGCACGATGTCGCGCAACTTCTACCTGACGTCGAACAAGGGGAACATGCTGATCGGCGAAGGCTCCTGCCGCATTTTTGATTATGACCGCAACTACAGCTGCATGCTGAGCGTGCATGTCCTCTACGATGCCTACAAGGGCTCGAAGGAGGCGATGGACCTGCTCAACAACAACTTCGATGCGCTGGTTTTGCCGATGGCCAACGAAATCCGCCCGAACCTCAACCACACCTCCCTGGTAAAGGTCCTGGAGCAAATCAAGATTCCAGTCATCGTTCTGGGCATGGGCATGCAGAATGAGATGGAGGATCTCTCCACCCTGGAGCCGGCGACGATCGAACTGCTGCGCTGGATCGATGAACGCGCGCTGGTGTTCGGCGTGCGCGGAACCCAGACTGAGACCTGGCTGAAGAAGATGGGTTTCAAGAACCCAGTCGCGCTCGGCTGCCCCAGCATGATGCTCTACCCCGAGAATATCCTTGGTATCAAGGCGCCGACCAGGAAGCCGGAGGAGTATCGCTTTGTCACTGCCGGCTATCTGCAGAAGAAGTCGGTGCGCGGCCGCCAACTTGCAAAGTTCTTCGCCGGACAGAAATGTTCCTATGTCTTCCAGGACGAGATCTTCCAGTTCAAGGAAGAACTCCAGGGGCGGCATTTCTTCGATGATGCCCGCAATCAGATGATTCAGAATGTGTTCGAGCCCTTGGTCAACGAGGCCATCGGGACCGAAGCACCGTTCGACAAGTATTTTTACTTCGATAGCGTTGATGCTTGGCGCCAGTGCTATGGCTGGCACGACGTATTTATCGGCGATCGGTTCCATGGCGGCGTGGCGGCCCTCCAGGTCGGGTTGCCGACCGCGATCCTGTTCAAGGACCTGCGAGTCAAGGAGTTGAGCGAATTCTTCGGCGTGCCGCACACCACTGTCGATAAAGCATGCACCATGGGCATCGAGGCTTTCATGGCCGAGTTCATGTCCGAGCAGCGCATCAATGCCTTCCTGGACACCTATCGCCTGCGCCTGAAGAACTTCCATCGCCACCTGACCGAGGCTGGGTTGGCGATGACGGAGAACTACCAGGCCATGCTGATGGCCGCTTGA
- a CDS encoding FixH family protein: protein MTPSSAVQPNRRSLWIPGIFVLGFLIVIAVNGILIFTAVSSFSGLETDSAYDKGLQYNQALAAAAANAQTGWRALPLVTGGNNGARKLEVTILDRAGAPVTELRVEAFLVRPTNAGMDSTIPLTDFGAGRYGAVFTPQALGNWELRLKAERGDVAWQQSQRLFLR from the coding sequence ATGACGCCGTCTTCCGCGGTCCAGCCAAATAGGCGCTCCCTGTGGATCCCGGGGATTTTCGTCCTCGGTTTTCTCATCGTCATCGCCGTCAACGGCATATTGATCTTCACGGCCGTCAGCAGCTTCAGCGGGCTGGAGACGGACAGTGCCTATGACAAGGGACTGCAATACAATCAGGCTCTGGCCGCCGCCGCCGCCAATGCCCAAACCGGCTGGCGGGCCCTGCCCCTGGTCACGGGTGGCAACAACGGCGCGCGGAAGCTTGAAGTTACCATCCTGGATCGCGCTGGTGCGCCGGTGACCGAATTGCGCGTCGAAGCCTTTCTGGTCCGGCCGACGAATGCCGGCATGGACAGCACCATCCCCCTGACTGATTTCGGTGCCGGCCGCTATGGCGCCGTGTTCACGCCGCAGGCTCTGGGTAACTGGGAACTGCGCCTGAAGGCAGAGCGTGGCGATGTTGCCTGGCAGCAAAGCCAGAGGCTGTTCCTGCGATGA
- the cadA gene encoding cadmium-translocating P-type ATPase: MIQPAAEQGRADGLCQHCGGEVVGSERYCCAGCKAAHQLIGGLGLGAYYQRRVLDGAQRKPRPEDIFQVGSLAAWARDIDEMTGELTLMIDGLHCGACVWLIEQFLLQQPGVVSARVSLTTRRLSLRWEKAAVQVETLVAGVQQLGYRLVPLDPSCLASRDEHEVKQLLRYLAVAGFAAGNIMLLSVSVWLGADAATRDLLHWVSAMIAIPAIAYAGRPFFGSAWSALRAGRTNMDVPISLAVILAPSLSLFETFTGGQHAYFDSAVTLLFFLLIGRFLDHRARRAARATAEQLLALNAEAATIVESDGSLRDVQPRQLLAGQRVLVVAGARIPADGKVLAGNSRVDLQMISGESMPVAASLGTDVFAGTLNLEAPLTILVERVGESTLLADIIRLMEAAEARRGRFVRLAERVARYYSPVVHLTALTTFLAWVFLGGMAWQDAMLIAIAVLIITCPCALALAVPAVQVVASQRLLKSGILMKSPDALERLRLVDHVLLDKTGTLTIGRPTLHACSDPGKLAKAASIASNSRHPLAAALRRAAGLVVALEGVTEIPGHGLEWRGPDGVWRLGSTRFTGQTDSGSAAMTLWLVDPAGRGTSFQFVDPLRNDAQAVVEALKQIGPVEIWSGDRMATVAATAEMVGIADWHAQQLPTDKVERLEQLRTEGKHVLMIGDGINDAPALRAATVSMAPANGAEIAQNAADLVFQGDRLAPILTALRTALVADRLVRQNLVISLTYNLAAVPLAILGMVTPLVAAIAMSSSSIVVVLNALRAGRIRVTLDKGQMGELS; this comes from the coding sequence ATGATCCAGCCTGCCGCCGAGCAGGGCCGGGCCGACGGCCTGTGCCAGCATTGTGGCGGCGAGGTCGTCGGCAGCGAGCGCTATTGCTGTGCGGGTTGCAAGGCAGCACATCAGCTGATCGGAGGCCTTGGCCTTGGCGCCTATTACCAGCGGCGCGTCCTGGACGGGGCGCAGCGAAAGCCAAGGCCGGAGGATATTTTCCAGGTGGGGAGCTTGGCTGCCTGGGCGCGTGACATCGACGAGATGACCGGCGAACTCACGCTGATGATCGACGGCCTGCATTGCGGCGCCTGCGTTTGGCTGATCGAACAGTTCCTGCTGCAGCAGCCGGGCGTTGTCAGCGCCCGCGTCTCGCTCACCACTAGGCGTCTCTCGCTGCGCTGGGAAAAGGCTGCCGTCCAGGTGGAGACACTTGTTGCCGGCGTTCAGCAGCTTGGTTACCGGCTGGTGCCGCTCGATCCCAGCTGCCTTGCCAGCCGCGACGAGCATGAGGTCAAGCAACTGCTGCGCTATCTTGCGGTGGCCGGATTCGCTGCGGGCAATATCATGCTGCTGTCGGTCTCGGTCTGGCTTGGTGCCGATGCCGCCACGCGAGACCTGTTGCATTGGGTCTCGGCCATGATCGCCATTCCGGCCATTGCCTATGCCGGCCGGCCGTTCTTTGGCTCGGCCTGGTCCGCTTTGCGCGCTGGACGTACCAACATGGACGTGCCGATCTCATTGGCCGTCATTCTGGCGCCGTCATTGAGTCTGTTCGAGACCTTTACCGGTGGCCAGCACGCCTATTTCGATTCGGCCGTCACCTTGTTGTTCTTCCTGTTGATCGGCCGATTCCTCGATCATCGAGCACGGCGGGCGGCGCGGGCCACGGCCGAACAGCTTCTGGCCTTGAATGCGGAGGCAGCGACAATCGTCGAAAGCGATGGTTCGCTGCGCGATGTGCAGCCGCGTCAGTTGCTGGCCGGGCAGCGGGTGCTGGTGGTCGCTGGTGCGCGCATTCCAGCCGATGGCAAGGTATTGGCCGGCAATAGCCGGGTCGACCTGCAGATGATCTCGGGCGAATCCATGCCGGTTGCTGCCAGCCTCGGCACGGACGTCTTTGCCGGCACGCTCAATCTCGAGGCGCCGCTGACCATTCTGGTTGAGCGGGTGGGCGAATCGACCTTGCTGGCCGATATCATCCGCCTGATGGAAGCGGCCGAGGCCAGGCGCGGCCGGTTCGTGCGCCTGGCCGAGCGCGTCGCGCGCTATTATTCGCCGGTCGTGCATTTGACAGCACTCACTACCTTCCTCGCCTGGGTCTTCCTGGGCGGGATGGCGTGGCAGGATGCGATGCTAATCGCCATCGCGGTGCTGATCATCACCTGCCCATGCGCGCTGGCGCTCGCTGTGCCGGCCGTGCAGGTGGTGGCGAGCCAGAGGCTGCTCAAATCTGGTATCCTGATGAAGTCACCGGATGCGCTGGAGCGGCTGCGCCTGGTGGACCATGTCCTCCTCGACAAGACCGGCACTCTCACCATCGGTCGACCGACACTCCATGCCTGCAGCGATCCCGGCAAGCTGGCGAAGGCGGCATCGATTGCCAGCAACAGCCGGCATCCCCTGGCTGCGGCCCTGCGCCGCGCGGCCGGGCTCGTCGTGGCGCTGGAAGGCGTGACGGAGATTCCCGGACATGGTCTGGAATGGCGCGGCCCCGACGGCGTCTGGCGCCTGGGCAGTACGCGCTTTACCGGGCAGACTGACAGCGGATCGGCAGCTATGACGCTTTGGCTGGTCGATCCGGCCGGGCGCGGCACATCGTTCCAATTCGTCGACCCGCTGCGCAACGATGCGCAGGCTGTGGTCGAGGCGCTGAAACAGATCGGACCGGTGGAGATCTGGTCCGGCGACCGTATGGCGACCGTCGCTGCCACGGCGGAGATGGTCGGGATAGCAGATTGGCACGCCCAGCAATTGCCGACCGACAAGGTGGAGCGGCTCGAGCAGCTGCGTACCGAGGGCAAGCATGTGCTGATGATCGGCGACGGCATCAACGACGCGCCGGCGTTGCGCGCGGCCACGGTGTCGATGGCGCCTGCCAATGGTGCTGAGATCGCCCAGAATGCGGCCGACCTGGTGTTTCAGGGCGACCGGTTGGCCCCCATCCTCACTGCGCTGCGCACCGCGCTGGTAGCCGATCGGCTGGTCCGGCAGAATCTGGTCATTTCACTCACCTATAACCTGGCAGCCGTGCCACTGGCCATCCTGGGTATGGTCACCCCGCTGGTGGCTGCGATAGCCATGTCGAGTTCATCCATTGTCGTGGTGCTCAATGCGCTCCGCGCCGGACGCATCCGGGTGACACTGGACAAAGGGCAGATGGGGGAACTGTCGTGA
- the ccoS gene encoding cbb3-type cytochrome oxidase assembly protein CcoS — protein sequence MTVLLFLIPIALVLGGLGLGGFLWAMRSGQFDDLDGAAQRILFDDAPAPPAERPAPKADGEMPQA from the coding sequence GTGACAGTCCTCCTTTTCCTGATCCCTATCGCATTGGTCCTGGGTGGGCTCGGCCTCGGCGGGTTCCTGTGGGCCATGCGCTCGGGCCAGTTTGACGATCTCGATGGTGCAGCGCAGCGCATTCTTTTCGACGATGCCCCGGCACCCCCTGCCGAGCGGCCAGCGCCAAAAGCAGATGGCGAAATGCCGCAGGCTTGA
- a CDS encoding AI-2E family transporter, which translates to MGLLAGLWALYVAQPVVLPVIIAFVLRLLLQPVFRLLTRAKIPTAIAALLTVTFLVAIVLIVCAPLTGSASDWVGKLPEAMSRLSDRLSLLSEPIDLVQRLLRHAEKATNGGSTTVAVQQFDLVGMVVGGLSAITDGLVTTGLILFFLLIAGDKFLRRLVELLPTFRQKRQAIDISQQIESDISAYLVTVTVMNVAVGIMVGIAMYVVGMSDPLLWAVLALVLNYVPILGPLAGIGIFLLAGFLSFDNSWFATLPAALYLFIHVIEGEIVTPLLLAKRFTLNPVAVILSLVFWYWMWGVPGAVLAVPMLAITKILCDRVQSLQPLGHMLED; encoded by the coding sequence ATGGGGCTTCTTGCCGGTCTGTGGGCGCTCTACGTGGCACAGCCGGTCGTTCTGCCGGTCATCATCGCCTTCGTCCTCCGACTTCTGTTGCAGCCGGTCTTCCGGTTACTGACGCGGGCGAAGATACCGACGGCCATCGCGGCATTGCTTACCGTGACATTTCTGGTCGCCATCGTGTTGATCGTCTGCGCGCCCCTGACGGGATCGGCCAGCGACTGGGTCGGCAAACTGCCCGAGGCAATGTCGCGCCTTTCCGATCGATTGAGCCTGTTGAGCGAACCTATCGATCTGGTGCAACGCCTGCTCCGTCATGCAGAAAAAGCCACCAATGGCGGCAGCACCACCGTAGCCGTCCAGCAATTCGATCTGGTCGGCATGGTGGTCGGCGGTCTGAGCGCAATTACCGACGGATTGGTAACAACCGGCCTGATCCTGTTCTTCCTGCTGATAGCCGGCGACAAGTTCCTCCGGCGCCTGGTCGAACTGCTGCCGACCTTTCGCCAGAAGCGCCAAGCCATCGACATCTCGCAGCAGATCGAAAGCGATATCTCCGCCTATCTCGTGACGGTCACCGTCATGAATGTCGCCGTCGGCATTATGGTTGGCATCGCCATGTACGTTGTCGGTATGAGCGATCCATTGTTATGGGCCGTGCTGGCGCTGGTCCTCAACTATGTGCCGATCCTGGGCCCCCTGGCGGGGATCGGCATCTTCCTCCTCGCAGGCTTTCTGAGCTTCGACAATTCCTGGTTCGCCACCTTGCCGGCCGCCCTCTACCTCTTCATCCATGTCATCGAAGGCGAGATAGTCACACCGCTTCTGCTTGCCAAAAGGTTCACGCTGAACCCAGTCGCTGTGATCCTGTCGCTGGTATTCTGGTATTGGATGTGGGGTGTGCCCGGGGCAGTTTTGGCGGTGCCGATGCTGGCAATCACCAAGATCCTGTGCGACCGGGTTCAGTCTCTGCAACCGCTCGGCCACATGTTGGAAGATTGA
- a CDS encoding universal stress protein, translating into MKKGVILAVVTGAASDPEVLDATLALSRIYDSHIEVLHPRLDPFQILAGLIDGINGLGTSDIVAGITEDINRRHQLAKSSFSAWMGRHNIRLETEISKSFTGRNNGLTTTWRQCEGTYDGAMIQYGRLADVIVLAQPGSGGHQAQQMIVEAALFETGRPVMCIPAGFRGLDPKRVAIFWNGSQQAARAVGDAMPLLSACGNAVVMSAGRSEGSDATDLVERLVLRGIEARTKRINSSQEKTPAALLAALEEISFGLVVMGGYGHCRLREMFLGGVTRHMLAEAKIPVLLAY; encoded by the coding sequence ATGAAGAAGGGCGTGATTTTGGCAGTGGTGACGGGGGCGGCGTCGGACCCGGAGGTCCTCGACGCTACCTTGGCGCTGTCGCGGATCTATGACAGCCATATCGAGGTGCTGCACCCCCGCCTTGATCCCTTCCAGATTCTGGCCGGTCTCATCGATGGGATCAACGGCCTGGGTACATCGGATATCGTCGCTGGCATCACGGAAGACATCAATCGGCGCCACCAATTGGCCAAATCCTCCTTTTCCGCCTGGATGGGACGGCACAACATCCGCCTGGAAACCGAGATCAGCAAATCATTCACCGGTCGCAACAATGGCCTGACAACGACCTGGCGCCAATGCGAGGGTACCTATGATGGCGCCATGATCCAGTATGGGCGCCTCGCCGATGTGATCGTTCTGGCCCAACCCGGGTCGGGGGGACATCAGGCACAACAGATGATCGTCGAGGCTGCACTGTTTGAAACAGGCCGTCCCGTCATGTGCATTCCGGCCGGTTTTCGCGGCCTCGATCCCAAGCGCGTCGCCATCTTTTGGAATGGTAGTCAGCAGGCAGCGCGCGCCGTCGGCGATGCCATGCCACTGCTGTCCGCATGTGGCAACGCCGTGGTGATGTCGGCCGGCCGGAGCGAGGGGTCCGATGCCACCGACCTGGTCGAACGCCTTGTGCTGCGTGGCATCGAGGCGCGGACAAAGCGGATCAATAGTTCGCAAGAGAAGACTCCTGCTGCCTTGCTGGCCGCACTGGAAGAGATCAGCTTCGGCTTGGTCGTAATGGGTGGCTACGGCCATTGCCGACTGCGCGAGATGTTCCTGGGCGGCGTGACCCGCCACATGCTGGCCGAGGCCAAGATCCCCGTTCTCCTCGCCTATTAA
- a CDS encoding PRC-barrel domain-containing protein codes for MKNMLKTGVALAVLMVASPVIAMADNAVTTTIAADGNVDAGALIGKDVVDGKGETIGEIDGVMVDAKGKVQSVIIDVSGWLQTEKLVPVAWKELRQTEDGKVVSKLTKESAESTPPYDYADDSQRGKIMTGDGKPYAADQSGSLMPSASPIRNADGTLNSSKLIGLNVENTDGDNLGEVGEVVLQEDGNVQGVVVDVGGFLGMGTHSVLLNWKDVKLSGTQDDVKATVNASKDRLKGLPAYEANAR; via the coding sequence ATGAAGAATATGCTCAAGACGGGTGTTGCTTTGGCTGTGCTGATGGTTGCGTCGCCGGTCATCGCGATGGCGGATAACGCAGTGACAACGACCATTGCCGCTGACGGCAATGTCGATGCCGGCGCTTTGATCGGTAAGGACGTTGTTGATGGCAAGGGCGAGACCATCGGCGAAATCGACGGCGTGATGGTTGATGCAAAAGGCAAGGTCCAATCTGTCATCATCGATGTCAGTGGCTGGTTGCAGACCGAGAAGCTGGTGCCGGTTGCGTGGAAAGAACTGCGCCAGACCGAGGATGGCAAGGTCGTCAGCAAGCTGACCAAGGAGTCAGCAGAGTCGACGCCGCCATACGACTATGCCGATGACAGCCAGCGCGGCAAGATCATGACAGGTGATGGAAAGCCTTATGCTGCGGACCAATCCGGCAGCCTGATGCCGAGTGCCTCGCCAATCAGGAATGCGGACGGCACCCTCAATTCGAGCAAGCTGATTGGCCTCAATGTCGAGAATACCGATGGTGACAATCTCGGTGAAGTGGGCGAAGTCGTGCTGCAGGAGGACGGCAACGTCCAGGGCGTCGTGGTGGATGTCGGCGGTTTCCTCGGCATGGGCACGCATTCCGTCCTGCTGAACTGGAAGGACGTCAAGCTCAGCGGAACGCAGGATGACGTGAAAGCCACGGTCAATGCCAGCAAAGACCGCCTGAAGGGCCTGCCGGCCTATGAGGCCAACGCACGCTAA
- a CDS encoding response regulator, with protein sequence MVHNLKYLRRYARALMGSQESGDLYVRVSLEALLADPEVIPAGADVKLGLFKLFHVVSNRNVEADDPNALVDLSVEARLRALPASERQILLLTSLEGFSTADAATILDIPVAEAEALLVDAWATVNLQIATSILVIEDEPVIALDISSLVTDLGHTVVGVAASQTEAVAIFKKTQPGLVLADIDLGAGGSGISAVTEILRMSTVPVIFVTAYPERLLTGERPEPTYLVTKPFESDTLKVTISQALSFTSTGHAKRIAV encoded by the coding sequence ATAGTACACAATCTCAAATATTTACGTCGTTATGCGCGAGCGCTTATGGGATCTCAGGAATCTGGTGACCTATATGTCCGTGTGAGCCTCGAGGCGCTATTGGCGGATCCCGAGGTCATTCCTGCCGGGGCGGACGTGAAGCTCGGCCTGTTCAAATTGTTCCACGTGGTCTCCAACCGAAACGTGGAGGCCGATGACCCCAATGCGTTGGTCGACCTTTCGGTCGAAGCCCGGTTGCGGGCCCTTCCTGCCTCTGAGCGCCAGATCCTCCTGCTGACCTCGCTCGAAGGCTTTTCGACCGCGGACGCAGCGACCATCCTCGACATCCCCGTGGCAGAAGCAGAGGCCCTTCTGGTCGATGCCTGGGCGACCGTCAATCTGCAGATTGCGACATCTATTCTGGTCATTGAAGATGAACCGGTGATTGCCCTCGATATCAGCAGTCTGGTGACGGATCTTGGTCACACGGTGGTTGGCGTCGCGGCAAGCCAGACCGAGGCGGTGGCGATCTTCAAGAAGACGCAGCCCGGCTTGGTCCTTGCGGATATCGACCTTGGCGCCGGTGGCTCGGGTATCTCCGCCGTCACGGAGATCCTGCGCATGTCTACGGTCCCGGTGATCTTTGTGACCGCCTATCCCGAGCGCCTGCTCACTGGGGAGCGCCCCGAACCGACCTATCTTGTGACCAAACCTTTCGAATCCGATACACTCAAGGTCACGATTTCGCAGGCTCTGTCATTTACCAGTACCGGGCACGCGAAGCGGATCGCCGTCTAA
- a CDS encoding DUF3185 domain-containing protein produces MKPLSIVGLLLIVAGIVALAVGRFSYTTEEKVIELGPIVATADKEHTIRIPDIAGIIAVVAGLGLVVVGRRRA; encoded by the coding sequence ATGAAACCATTGTCAATCGTTGGCCTGCTGCTCATCGTCGCCGGAATCGTGGCCTTGGCGGTTGGGCGGTTCTCCTACACGACGGAAGAAAAGGTAATCGAGCTTGGCCCGATCGTGGCCACCGCCGACAAAGAACATACCATCCGCATTCCTGATATTGCAGGAATTATTGCCGTCGTGGCGGGGCTTGGCCTCGTGGTTGTCGGTCGCCGCCGCGCCTGA
- a CDS encoding sigma-70 family RNA polymerase sigma factor, protein MLLDVIPHLRAFARSLTRNRDQADDLTHDAVVRALAAIDQFTPGTNFKAWMFTILRNLYYNECRKRWIKSTPIDEMAGDEPSIGPVQDANLEFNDFRRAFWQLNADQREVLILVGASGFSYEEAAEVCNCRVGTVKSRVSRARAELKQILEQGGLVGQRRDAPPTEPDGLEEFLEQDSATDGPELSYRGPARR, encoded by the coding sequence ATGCTGCTGGATGTTATCCCGCACCTGCGCGCCTTTGCCCGCTCGCTCACACGTAATCGCGATCAGGCAGACGATCTCACGCATGATGCCGTGGTGCGGGCTCTGGCCGCGATCGACCAGTTCACACCGGGCACCAACTTCAAGGCCTGGATGTTCACGATCTTGCGCAATCTATATTACAATGAATGCCGCAAGCGCTGGATCAAGTCGACGCCGATCGACGAAATGGCGGGTGACGAGCCATCCATCGGGCCGGTACAGGACGCCAATCTGGAATTCAACGACTTCCGCCGCGCCTTCTGGCAATTGAATGCCGACCAACGCGAAGTACTGATCCTCGTCGGCGCCAGCGGCTTCAGCTACGAAGAGGCGGCCGAGGTCTGCAATTGCCGGGTTGGAACGGTCAAAAGCCGCGTGTCGCGCGCCCGTGCGGAGCTAAAGCAGATATTGGAGCAAGGTGGCCTTGTCGGCCAACGCCGTGATGCACCCCCGACGGAGCCGGATGGATTGGAGGAATTCCTCGAGCAGGATTCAGCAACCGATGGTCCGGAACTCAGCTATCGCGGTCCAGCACGCCGCTGA